From a single Nostoc sp. MS1 genomic region:
- a CDS encoding serine/threonine protein kinase translates to MMIRMLNERYQVIRTLGAGGFGETYLAEDTYMPSKRRCVVKQLRLIQNNPQIYQLAQERFQREAAILEALGGSSDQIPALYAYFASNDQFYLVQEWIEGDTLTARLQQGLLSESAVQEILVNLLPILEYVHSQHIIHRDIKPDNIILRHRDGKPVLIDFGAVREAMGTVLNSQGHPTSSIVIGTPGYMPSEQAAGRPVYSSDLYSLGLTAIYLLTGRQPQQLEIDSQTGEIMWRQYASHISQVLASVLDRAIAYHPRDRYPTARAMLNDLQTISHPISATQPYYPRSPVVSTPPQPTIAPPTVPIPTPNVSVAPDANVGNNHQKGLLFGSLIAVGLIGASVIIGLGLTKSFQTEVVKNTPTPTTSPSTTPIGNQNPITSPQQASPTPTIKPIPTPTIKSIPTLNNPPTTGTCTIVVADPQDPTLNVRSGPGVNYIKIGELTNGTPLSIVGQKQGWYLIAAPLKGWLATNRTQRVCS, encoded by the coding sequence ATGATGATCAGGATGCTAAACGAGCGCTATCAAGTAATCCGCACGCTGGGGGCTGGGGGGTTTGGCGAAACCTATCTTGCAGAAGATACTTATATGCCTTCTAAGCGGCGGTGTGTAGTAAAACAGCTCAGACTAATTCAAAATAATCCTCAAATCTACCAGCTAGCACAGGAAAGATTCCAACGAGAAGCGGCGATTTTAGAAGCATTGGGTGGTTCATCAGACCAAATTCCCGCATTGTATGCTTATTTTGCTAGCAATGACCAATTTTACTTAGTTCAAGAATGGATTGAGGGGGATACACTCACGGCCAGGCTACAACAGGGGTTATTGTCGGAAAGTGCGGTGCAAGAGATTTTGGTAAATTTGTTACCAATTCTGGAATATGTGCATTCTCAACACATTATTCATCGAGATATTAAACCAGACAACATTATTCTACGTCATCGTGATGGTAAACCAGTGTTGATTGATTTTGGAGCGGTACGGGAAGCAATGGGAACAGTTTTAAATTCCCAAGGTCATCCTACCAGTTCAATTGTCATTGGCACACCCGGATATATGCCAAGCGAACAAGCAGCCGGAAGACCAGTTTATTCTAGTGATTTGTATAGTTTAGGTCTGACGGCAATTTATCTATTAACTGGCAGACAGCCACAACAATTGGAGATAGACTCTCAGACTGGGGAAATTATGTGGCGACAGTACGCCAGCCATATTAGTCAGGTTTTAGCTAGTGTACTAGATCGAGCGATCGCCTATCATCCCCGCGATCGCTATCCCACCGCTAGGGCTATGTTAAATGATCTACAAACTATCAGTCATCCAATTTCCGCCACACAACCATATTATCCGCGATCGCCAGTAGTATCTACACCACCACAGCCTACTATTGCACCGCCAACAGTACCCATACCAACACCAAACGTTTCTGTAGCGCCTGATGCTAATGTTGGCAATAATCATCAAAAAGGTCTTCTCTTTGGTAGTTTAATTGCAGTCGGCTTAATTGGTGCATCAGTAATTATTGGTTTAGGACTGACAAAATCTTTTCAAACTGAGGTCGTCAAAAATACCCCAACCCCAACAACATCACCATCTACTACACCCATAGGAAACCAAAATCCTATTACTTCTCCACAACAAGCGAGTCCTACACCAACTATTAAACCAATTCCTACACCAACTATTAAATCAATTCCTACCTTAAATAATCCACCCACTACTGGAACTTGTACTATTGTAGTAGCTGATCCTCAAGACCCAACTTTAAATGTGCGCTCTGGCCCAGGAGTGAATTATATAAAAATTGGGGAATTAACTAATGGCACACCTCTATCTATTGTTGGGCAAAAACAAGGCTGGTACTTAATTGCTGCACCGCTCAAAGGTTGGTTGGCTACCAATCGTACTCAACGAGTTTGTAGTTAG